In Edaphobacter aggregans, the sequence AGGCCGGGATTCCGGAGGATGATCCGAGGAATCCGGCGGTGATTGCGGACCTGGTGGGCGACAATGTTGGCGACTGTGCGGGTCGCGGCGCTGACTTGTTTGAGTCGACTGCAGCGGAGAATGTGGGCGCAATGATTCTGGGCGCTGCGCTGTATCCGGTGTTCGGGGTGAAAGGGATTTTGTTTCCGCTGATCGTTCATGCGATCAACTTGATTGCGAGCACGGTGGGCGTATTTGTGGTGAAGACACGCGAAGATGAAGACCCGATGCATGCTTTGAACAAAGGGTTCTACGTGACTTCGGCGCTGGCGTTGGCGGGCTTTGCGGTTGCTGTGTACACGATGCTGAATGGGCCACTAGTGCAGCCGTTGTGGCTGCTCGGCTGCGGCGTGATCGGTTTGGGTACGGCGTTTTTATTTGTGTGGATTACGGAGTACTACACGGAGTCGAGGTATCGGCCGGTGAAGTCGATTGCCGAGGCTTCACTGACTGGCCCGGCGACGAATATCATCAGCGGGCTTGCGGTTGGTATGGAGACACCGGCGGCTCCTGTGCTGGTGATATCGGCGGCGTTGCTGCTGAGCTACTACTTTGGCGTGCAAGGGTTGGCGAATGTTGCTGGCATCAGCGATTATGCGAAGGGCATTTATGGCACGGCGATCGCCACGATGGGAATGCTGAGTTGCGCGGCTTACATTCTGGCGATGGATACGTTTGGACCGATTACGGATAACGCAGGCGGCATTATCGAGATGTCGCATCAACCGCATGAGATTCGTGAGCGGACGGACAAGCTGGATTCGGCGGGGAATACGACCAAGGCGCTGACGAAGGGGTATGCGATTGGTTCGGCTTCGCTGGCGGCGTTTCTGCTGTTTTCTGCGTATCTTGAACAGATCAAGACAATTGTGACCGATAAGGTTGCACATGCTGGCGGTTACATGCCACAGGGGTGGAGCTTTACGAATATCAATCTGGCGCAGATTCCTGTGTTTGTCGGTGCACTGTTGGGTGCGATGTTGACATATCTGTTTAGCTCGCTGGCCATCAAGGCGGTGGGGCGGACGGCGCAGATGGTTGTGCAGGATGTGCGGGCGCAGTTCAAGGAGAATCCCGGGATCATGGAGGGAACTTCGAAGCCGGACTATGCTCGGTGCGTCCATATTGTGACGGGCGCGGCGCTGAAGGAGATGG encodes:
- a CDS encoding sodium-translocating pyrophosphatase, whose amino-acid sequence is MYVVSLLAIAVQEQVPFTPASADDGRMWLWIALGVGVLALGAALMLARAVIAADTGTADMRAISDAIREGAEAFLKRQYRTIGAIAVVLAVLLFFGYHLSPRTAPFALKTVVSFLMGAVCSALAGYTGMYCSIRANIRTASAARTSLNDALRMALHGGAVTGLVVVALSLLGVGVLFLFFGGLENPQAVPYQLVGFGFGASLVALFAQLGGGIYTKAADVGADLVGKVEAGIPEDDPRNPAVIADLVGDNVGDCAGRGADLFESTAAENVGAMILGAALYPVFGVKGILFPLIVHAINLIASTVGVFVVKTREDEDPMHALNKGFYVTSALALAGFAVAVYTMLNGPLVQPLWLLGCGVIGLGTAFLFVWITEYYTESRYRPVKSIAEASLTGPATNIISGLAVGMETPAAPVLVISAALLLSYYFGVQGLANVAGISDYAKGIYGTAIATMGMLSCAAYILAMDTFGPITDNAGGIIEMSHQPHEIRERTDKLDSAGNTTKALTKGYAIGSASLAAFLLFSAYLEQIKTIVTDKVAHAGGYMPQGWSFTNINLAQIPVFVGALLGAMLTYLFSSLAIKAVGRTAQMVVQDVRAQFKENPGIMEGTSKPDYARCVHIVTGAALKEM